One genomic region from Thermoanaerobaculia bacterium encodes:
- a CDS encoding 3',5'-cyclic-nucleotide phosphodiesterase yields the protein MEWHIVGAYGGDSPQHRMTCFVINSTTALDAGSLTRGLPVEAQRRIRNIVISHAHMDHICALPFLVENVFGASSEALTIHCIKESTIMIRKSIFNNDTWPDFTKIPDRRVPSIQFKEVQREVPFTVDGLTFTPIPVNHIVPTVGYLVEDEGRGVIYTSDTGPTERIWEVANAHPDLKAVIIETSFDNSLEKVAILSKHFTPSMLKEELKKLKKDVPVYLYHLKPPYIKKMMKEIDALGDPRIHYLIQDKTYTF from the coding sequence ATGGAATGGCACATCGTTGGCGCATATGGGGGGGACAGTCCGCAACACCGAATGACCTGTTTCGTGATCAATTCGACCACGGCACTGGATGCTGGAAGCCTTACGCGCGGGCTCCCCGTGGAAGCTCAGAGGAGAATTCGGAATATTGTCATCTCCCATGCCCACATGGATCACATCTGTGCTCTTCCCTTTCTTGTGGAGAACGTGTTCGGAGCATCATCCGAAGCGCTTACGATTCACTGCATCAAAGAGAGCACCATCATGATCCGGAAATCCATCTTCAATAACGATACCTGGCCGGATTTTACGAAGATTCCCGATCGGCGCGTCCCGTCGATCCAGTTCAAGGAAGTACAGAGAGAAGTCCCCTTCACAGTGGACGGTCTGACCTTTACTCCGATTCCTGTGAACCATATCGTTCCCACGGTCGGGTACCTGGTGGAAGACGAGGGCAGAGGGGTAATTTATACGTCAGATACCGGTCCTACTGAAAGAATCTGGGAAGTTGCCAACGCCCATCCCGATCTGAAAGCCGTCATCATTGAAACATCGTTTGATAATTCCCTGGAAAAAGTTGCGATTCTCAGCAAGCACTTTACGCCATCCATGCTGAAGGAAGAGCTGAAAAAACTGAAAAAGGATGTTCCCGTCTACCTCTACCATCTCAAACCGCCCTATATTAAAAAGATGATGAAGGAGATCGACGCCCTGGGGGATCCCAGGATTCATTATCTCATTCAGGACAAGACCTACACTTTCTGA
- a CDS encoding tetratricopeptide repeat protein, with amino-acid sequence MRRLIILLILVGLSACSTASSQAKQIAGFGTEMAKEGLWREAEFRWRQALELSPDDFRLYNNLAIAAEIRGDYDEALELYEKALNLNPRDKTVRKNYEATRQFVDSQLPDSE; translated from the coding sequence ATGCGCAGGCTGATCATTCTTCTGATCCTTGTTGGACTTTCAGCGTGTTCAACTGCATCGTCCCAGGCCAAACAGATTGCCGGTTTCGGGACGGAGATGGCAAAGGAAGGACTGTGGAGGGAAGCCGAATTCCGTTGGAGACAGGCTCTGGAACTCTCACCCGACGACTTCCGTCTTTATAACAACCTGGCCATCGCAGCAGAAATCAGGGGAGATTATGACGAAGCCCTGGAACTCTATGAGAAAGCCCTGAACCTAAATCCCCGCGACAAGACCGTGAGAAAGAACTATGAAGCGACTCGACAGTTTGTTGATAGTCAGCTGCCTGATTCTGAGTAG
- the dprA gene encoding DNA-processing protein DprA, which yields MMFYKKDRRKFLETVLTSRAFPDRCSSILSRTRDPEQIISLLQSETDSSLQQRSHRVLNDLDSGRYHVLILGEPAYPESLARISDPPLLLFLRGTFPERDLTLAVVGGRKASPYGLQAAAAISADLGRSGIHIVSGLARGIDGAAHRAVLEVEGVTTAVLGSGLDRLYPLEHGKLAEAILDTGGAILSEYPPGTPPLPHHFPRRNRIIAGLSRGVIVIEAGLRSGSLITARLAVEENRDVFVVPGSIFQPSFAGSHRLLREGAILVTGSADILEEYDFTPSQKTEDREIHLGEEEWTVYSLLDPAVPRHPDELKEACSLTTPQIGQVLLEMELKGVVIQVPGGLFLKKVI from the coding sequence ATGATGTTTTACAAGAAAGACCGCCGGAAGTTTCTTGAAACGGTCCTCACAAGCCGGGCCTTTCCGGATCGATGTTCATCCATCCTCTCCAGAACCCGCGATCCAGAACAGATTATTTCACTCCTGCAATCGGAGACAGATTCATCTCTCCAACAAAGATCCCACCGGGTTCTGAATGACCTTGATTCAGGGCGCTATCACGTTCTAATCCTGGGTGAACCCGCTTACCCGGAATCTCTGGCCCGGATATCTGACCCGCCCCTTCTTCTTTTTCTCCGCGGGACCTTTCCGGAACGGGATCTTACCCTTGCCGTCGTGGGCGGAAGAAAAGCAAGTCCATACGGACTCCAGGCAGCAGCTGCCATTTCCGCCGATCTGGGAAGGAGCGGGATTCACATCGTCAGCGGTCTGGCGCGGGGCATCGATGGGGCGGCCCACCGTGCGGTTCTGGAAGTCGAAGGCGTGACTACTGCCGTTCTCGGATCGGGCCTGGATCGACTCTATCCTCTTGAGCATGGAAAACTGGCAGAGGCAATTCTGGACACCGGAGGAGCCATTCTTTCGGAGTATCCTCCCGGCACGCCTCCCCTGCCCCACCATTTTCCCCGGAGAAACCGGATTATTGCAGGCCTCAGCCGGGGGGTTATCGTGATCGAAGCGGGCCTCCGAAGCGGATCCCTGATCACAGCGCGGCTTGCGGTCGAGGAAAACCGGGATGTGTTCGTGGTTCCGGGATCCATCTTCCAGCCTTCCTTTGCGGGATCCCACCGCCTCCTGAGAGAGGGGGCAATCCTTGTCACCGGATCTGCGGACATCCTTGAAGAATACGATTTCACTCCTTCCCAGAAAACAGAGGACAGGGAAATCCACCTCGGCGAGGAAGAGTGGACGGTTTACTCCCTTCTGGATCCCGCCGTCCCCCGCCATCCCGATGAGCTGAAAGAAGCCTGTTCTTTAACGACCCCGCAGATCGGGCAGGTTCTGCTTGAAATGGAGCTGAAGGGTGTGGTGATCCAGGTCCCGGGTGGCCTCTTTCTGAAAAAGGTGATATAA
- the topA gene encoding type I DNA topoisomerase, with translation MKRLVIVESPAKARTIHRYLGKDVRVIASVGHIRDLPKSKIGVDVEHGFEPQYLIPRDKKKIVTELKSGAKSAEQIYIATDPDREGEAIAWHIAEILDADPERIHRVLFQQITRQAVQAAMNKPGRIDADRVEAQQTRRILDRLMGYHLSPLLWKKVRRGLSAGRVQSVALRMICDRESEREAFVSEEYWTFTAELEADQPPVFKASLEKLHGKKAKISTEEEARALENELRAGTFTVNDVSTAEKKKTPPPPFTTAKLQQEAHRRFRFPVKKTMKLAQALYEGKNLGEHGEQGLITYMRTDSLRIAPEALDEARNHIMAAFGSEYLPSKPRIYKNKNSIQDAHEAIRPSSVELTPELVKPHLSPEEWKLYALIYSRFVASQMAPAVLDHTEIKIDNGPAMFKAKGDVVTFPGYFRVYGEAENGKDDPRLPAVKPGQDLDLADLEVKQNFTQPPPRYTEATLVKALEEKGIGRPSTYASIISTIQTRDYCLKDDQALVPTQLGRTVNTMLVSSFPDIINEAYTANLEGQLDQIEAGDAKRFDILTDFFKKFTLDLDEATKSIERVRGIPIEEPCPKCGKELLTKFGKKGQFIGCSNYPECDFTRDITADDAEPCEKCGSPMVLKRGRFGQFYACSGYPDCKNTRKFKTAFKAEDTGVACPREGCEGRIVSRISKKGKVFYGCSAYPKCDFAMWSKPLPEPCPICGSPYQIIKGKKTVCPAQETHPEN, from the coding sequence ATGAAGCGTCTCGTTATCGTCGAATCGCCCGCAAAGGCCCGCACCATCCATCGGTATCTCGGAAAGGACGTTCGCGTCATCGCGTCCGTCGGACATATCCGGGATCTGCCTAAGAGCAAGATTGGAGTGGATGTCGAGCATGGATTTGAGCCCCAGTACCTGATCCCCCGGGACAAGAAGAAGATCGTCACGGAATTGAAATCGGGGGCAAAATCGGCAGAGCAGATCTATATCGCAACCGACCCCGACCGGGAAGGGGAAGCGATTGCCTGGCACATAGCCGAAATTCTGGATGCCGATCCAGAACGCATCCACCGTGTTCTCTTTCAACAGATTACGCGCCAGGCGGTTCAGGCGGCAATGAACAAACCGGGCCGAATCGATGCAGATCGAGTTGAAGCCCAGCAGACCCGCAGGATCCTTGACCGGCTGATGGGGTATCACCTCTCCCCCCTGCTTTGGAAAAAGGTCCGCAGGGGACTGTCCGCCGGACGGGTTCAGAGTGTGGCGCTCCGCATGATCTGCGATCGGGAATCTGAACGGGAGGCCTTTGTCTCGGAAGAGTACTGGACCTTCACAGCAGAGCTCGAAGCGGATCAACCGCCAGTCTTCAAGGCTTCCCTGGAAAAACTCCACGGGAAAAAAGCCAAGATCTCCACAGAAGAGGAAGCGCGTGCCCTCGAGAACGAATTACGAGCCGGCACCTTTACCGTGAATGACGTCTCCACTGCGGAGAAGAAAAAGACGCCGCCGCCTCCCTTCACCACGGCCAAGCTCCAGCAGGAAGCCCACCGACGATTTCGTTTCCCCGTGAAGAAGACCATGAAACTGGCACAGGCTCTCTATGAGGGAAAAAACCTGGGGGAACATGGTGAGCAGGGATTAATCACCTATATGCGCACCGATTCGCTTCGCATTGCCCCGGAAGCCCTCGATGAAGCGCGGAACCATATCATGGCAGCCTTTGGATCGGAATATCTTCCTTCCAAACCCCGAATCTACAAGAACAAGAACTCGATCCAGGATGCGCACGAAGCGATACGTCCATCCTCTGTTGAGCTGACGCCGGAACTCGTTAAGCCTCACCTGTCTCCTGAGGAATGGAAGCTCTACGCCCTGATCTATTCGCGCTTTGTGGCCTCCCAGATGGCTCCTGCGGTCCTGGACCACACTGAAATTAAAATCGACAATGGTCCGGCCATGTTCAAGGCCAAGGGGGACGTTGTCACATTTCCCGGTTACTTCCGCGTCTACGGGGAAGCGGAGAACGGAAAAGACGATCCCCGTCTTCCTGCCGTAAAACCCGGACAGGACCTGGATCTCGCAGATCTTGAAGTGAAGCAGAATTTCACTCAGCCCCCTCCCCGGTACACGGAAGCGACCCTGGTGAAAGCCCTGGAAGAAAAGGGAATCGGACGTCCTTCCACCTATGCATCGATCATCTCCACCATTCAGACCCGTGACTACTGTTTAAAGGATGATCAGGCCCTGGTTCCCACACAGCTGGGTCGAACGGTGAACACCATGCTGGTCTCTTCCTTTCCCGACATTATTAATGAAGCCTATACGGCAAACCTGGAAGGACAGCTGGATCAGATCGAGGCAGGGGACGCGAAACGATTTGATATCCTTACGGATTTCTTTAAGAAATTCACCCTGGATCTGGATGAAGCGACAAAATCCATCGAGCGTGTTCGCGGGATCCCCATCGAAGAACCCTGCCCGAAATGCGGTAAGGAGCTTTTAACCAAATTTGGGAAGAAGGGTCAGTTCATCGGCTGTTCCAACTATCCCGAATGTGATTTCACACGGGATATCACGGCGGATGATGCGGAGCCCTGTGAAAAATGCGGATCCCCCATGGTATTAAAACGCGGACGATTCGGACAGTTCTATGCATGTTCCGGATACCCGGATTGCAAGAACACACGAAAATTCAAGACTGCCTTTAAGGCGGAAGATACGGGTGTCGCCTGTCCACGGGAAGGGTGTGAAGGCCGGATCGTTTCCAGAATATCCAAGAAGGGCAAGGTGTTTTACGGTTGCTCCGCCTATCCCAAATGTGACTTTGCCATGTGGAGCAAGCCGCTGCCTGAGCCGTGCCCGATATGCGGGAGTCCCTATCAAATAATAAAAGGGAAGAAAACAGTATGCCCGGCGCAGGAAACTCACCCGGAAAACTGA
- the infC gene encoding translation initiation factor IF-3, which yields MNNEIRSSQVRLISDSGEQLGILSLQEALKHARSKELDLVEVAPEAVPPVCKLMDFGKHLYQIKKRIKESKKKQHVIHVKEVVFRPQIDDHDFNVKKKRTIKFLEEGNRVKITIRFRGREMRRQELGQKVIDRLLSEVADYGVVEGDPVFSERNINVVLTPKRKD from the coding sequence GTGAACAATGAGATCCGCTCGTCGCAGGTGCGGCTCATCAGTGATTCAGGGGAACAATTGGGCATCCTATCCCTTCAGGAAGCACTCAAACACGCCAGGTCCAAAGAACTTGACCTGGTCGAGGTTGCGCCGGAAGCCGTTCCTCCTGTCTGTAAGCTGATGGATTTTGGAAAGCACCTCTACCAGATAAAGAAGCGGATTAAGGAATCGAAGAAGAAGCAGCATGTGATTCACGTGAAGGAAGTGGTCTTCAGGCCCCAGATCGACGATCACGACTTCAATGTGAAGAAGAAACGGACGATCAAGTTTCTTGAAGAGGGAAACAGGGTCAAAATTACCATCCGTTTCCGGGGGCGTGAGATGCGGAGGCAGGAACTGGGGCAGAAAGTTATCGACCGGCTGTTAAGCGAGGTCGCCGATTATGGAGTCGTGGAAGGTGATCCTGTTTTCTCTGAGAGGAATATCAACGTCGTTCTGACTCCAAAGCGAAAAGACTGA
- the rpmI gene encoding 50S ribosomal protein L35, translating to MPKMKTHRGTAKRFRLTASGKIKRSCANKSHILTKKSRKRKRQLRKGGNVSVADYQTIRELLPYA from the coding sequence ATGCCGAAGATGAAGACGCATAGAGGAACAGCGAAGAGGTTTCGATTGACCGCGAGCGGAAAGATCAAGCGCTCGTGTGCCAACAAGAGCCATATTCTCACGAAAAAGAGCAGGAAGCGGAAACGCCAGCTCCGTAAGGGCGGCAACGTGTCCGTAGCGGATTACCAGACAATCCGGGAACTCCTGCCGTACGCCTAA
- the rplT gene encoding 50S ribosomal protein L20, translating to MPRVRRGNNKLQRRKKLLERAKGYFGTRRRLYRTVKEQVERSLQFAYRDRRARKRDFRRLWSVRINAACRLNGVSYSQFIHGLHTGEIAINRKILADMAVHDPQGFTQLVDVARQALQA from the coding sequence ATGCCAAGAGTACGACGCGGAAACAACAAACTCCAACGCCGAAAGAAGCTTCTTGAGAGGGCAAAAGGGTACTTCGGAACCCGCCGCCGTCTTTACCGGACCGTCAAGGAACAGGTGGAACGATCTCTGCAGTTTGCCTATCGGGACCGCAGAGCGCGGAAACGCGATTTTCGCCGCCTGTGGAGTGTCCGGATCAACGCCGCCTGCCGACTGAACGGGGTATCCTATTCCCAATTCATTCACGGGCTGCACACAGGCGAGATTGCCATCAATCGTAAGATTCTTGCCGACATGGCCGTCCATGATCCCCAGGGATTCACTCAACTGGTAGACGTGGCCCGCCAGGCCCTGCAGGCGTGA
- the pheS gene encoding phenylalanine--tRNA ligase subunit alpha, with protein MNVDALRQTFLSDLERITDSRSLEEVRLKYFSRKSGLIKQAFASMKDLAPEDRKGFGASINALQAEMEEAFSVKESELAGHLETQKLEAERIDVTLPGLPPARGHLHPITLMRREMEEIFSGMGYTVESGPEIENDWFNFTALNMPPDHPARDTQDTFYLEDGFLLRTHTSNIQIHTMMNHQPPLLILAPGRVFRRDDSPRHSPQFHQVEGFAIDRKMDFRHFKGTLEHFLNRLFGEGTKVRFRPSFFPFTEPSAEVDISCIFCSGEGCTVCSRTGWVEIMGAGMIHPAVLNNVGFDPEEWMGFAFGMGLDRVAMLKYGIPNIRLLFESDVRLLEQF; from the coding sequence GTGAATGTTGATGCCCTTCGCCAGACTTTCCTTTCCGATCTCGAACGCATAACTGACAGCCGTTCGCTGGAAGAAGTTCGTCTTAAATACTTTTCGAGAAAATCGGGCCTGATTAAACAGGCCTTTGCCTCCATGAAGGACCTTGCTCCGGAAGATAGAAAGGGCTTTGGCGCCTCGATTAATGCTCTCCAGGCAGAAATGGAGGAAGCTTTTTCCGTTAAGGAATCGGAACTGGCCGGCCACCTGGAAACGCAAAAGCTGGAAGCCGAGCGGATCGATGTAACCCTTCCCGGCCTGCCCCCGGCCCGCGGCCATCTCCACCCGATTACCCTCATGAGGCGGGAGATGGAAGAAATCTTTTCCGGCATGGGGTACACCGTGGAGTCAGGTCCGGAAATCGAGAATGACTGGTTCAACTTTACCGCCCTGAATATGCCGCCCGACCATCCGGCGAGGGATACGCAGGACACCTTCTACCTGGAAGATGGCTTCCTGCTCCGAACCCACACCAGCAATATTCAAATCCACACCATGATGAACCACCAGCCTCCCCTTCTGATTCTGGCACCGGGCCGTGTCTTCCGAAGGGATGACAGCCCAAGACATAGTCCGCAGTTCCACCAGGTGGAAGGATTTGCCATTGACCGGAAAATGGATTTCCGACATTTCAAGGGCACATTGGAACACTTTCTCAACCGACTCTTCGGGGAAGGAACAAAGGTACGCTTCAGACCCTCCTTCTTTCCCTTTACCGAACCATCGGCCGAAGTGGATATTTCCTGCATCTTCTGCAGCGGTGAAGGCTGTACCGTCTGCTCCAGAACCGGTTGGGTGGAGATCATGGGTGCGGGAATGATTCACCCTGCCGTCTTGAATAACGTTGGATTCGACCCGGAGGAGTGGATGGGGTTTGCCTTTGGAATGGGACTCGACCGGGTGGCCATGCTGAAATACGGGATTCCAAACATCCGTCTGCTCTTTGAGAGCGATGTCCGTCTGCTGGAGCAATTCTGA
- the pheT gene encoding phenylalanine--tRNA ligase subunit beta has translation MRYSMAWIREWVQTDRTDRELLDILTRVGLTVDTVDTLENDTVFDLDLTTNRPDALSHRGVARELSAALRLPMKNLAHTPGSDGDPTSVNTSVTIEDAEACPRYACQLIREVKVGPSPAWLAERLDRIGIRPINNMVDITNYVLAAYGQPLHAFDFEKLTGRRIIVRKARQGERLTTLDGVERTLTAEDLVIADESRACALAGIMGGEDSEIGPSTRTVLLESAYFDPTTIRRTSRRLGLTTEASQRFSRGQDPEIPVQALGLAEHLIRQLDCGNPATDVVDACPEPFQPPRILFRRDRLFDLLGISIEDDFILSTLTFLGCTIDPAEDGWKVTPPPFRPDLLEEIDLVEEIARHYGYDRIPAEMPEVQLGTRRFKDDVRLEESMRDAACSVGLSEVYSYVFQNEEDNRFQQPLVPLKNVKLSNPLAETAAFLRVSLLPGLLRTHALNRSRGRADLALFEIGQVYGRIEGGYESYLHLGILLSGRKAPLWIKEQGTYSLFDLKGMVSDLIGRVTRDTPVWESATIDSLHPYQSAMVRLNGTPVAFCGKVSRESVYFAEIHLPGLLRGEKRLPEFTAFSSFPGIVADVTFGHNPGTTFSHMLKAIWSSRPDHLLRVILKDRFTQKDGIIKTTFRLEFQSMDRSLTQEEVNEQRDRIVASVLTVPNVTFG, from the coding sequence ATGCGATATTCCATGGCATGGATACGTGAATGGGTGCAAACCGATCGAACTGACCGGGAGCTTCTTGACATTCTGACCAGGGTCGGCCTTACCGTAGACACTGTGGATACGCTGGAAAACGATACCGTTTTTGATCTCGATCTGACAACAAACCGGCCCGATGCACTCTCTCATCGAGGGGTCGCAAGGGAACTCTCCGCCGCACTGCGGCTTCCCATGAAAAACCTTGCCCACACGCCAGGTTCGGATGGAGACCCTACATCCGTAAATACCTCCGTAACAATCGAAGATGCCGAAGCGTGTCCCCGATATGCATGTCAACTGATTCGGGAAGTCAAGGTGGGGCCCTCTCCTGCCTGGCTTGCCGAACGGCTCGACCGGATCGGCATCCGCCCGATAAACAACATGGTTGACATCACAAATTATGTTCTTGCCGCGTACGGTCAACCCCTCCATGCCTTCGATTTTGAAAAACTCACGGGGCGCAGGATTATCGTCCGGAAAGCTCGACAGGGTGAGCGACTTACCACCCTGGATGGGGTGGAACGAACCTTGACTGCTGAGGATCTCGTCATTGCAGACGAAAGCCGTGCCTGCGCTTTGGCCGGGATAATGGGCGGAGAAGACTCTGAAATTGGACCCTCCACGAGAACCGTTCTCCTTGAGTCAGCCTATTTCGACCCGACAACGATCCGGAGAACCAGCCGCCGATTGGGATTGACAACTGAAGCATCTCAACGGTTCAGTCGGGGTCAGGATCCGGAAATTCCGGTTCAGGCCCTTGGTCTGGCCGAGCATCTCATCCGTCAGCTCGATTGCGGTAACCCGGCTACCGATGTTGTGGACGCCTGTCCGGAGCCTTTCCAGCCTCCACGGATCCTGTTTCGCCGAGACCGACTCTTTGACCTTCTGGGAATCTCGATTGAAGATGATTTTATTTTATCCACTCTGACATTTCTGGGTTGTACGATCGATCCAGCCGAAGACGGGTGGAAGGTTACGCCTCCCCCATTCCGTCCCGACCTCCTGGAAGAAATCGACCTCGTGGAGGAGATCGCACGTCACTATGGTTATGACCGGATCCCGGCCGAGATGCCGGAAGTACAACTTGGGACACGCAGGTTTAAAGATGATGTCCGACTGGAAGAGTCGATGCGGGATGCCGCCTGTTCCGTAGGCCTCTCTGAAGTTTATTCTTATGTCTTTCAGAATGAAGAAGACAACCGGTTTCAACAGCCCCTGGTTCCCCTGAAAAACGTAAAGCTCTCCAATCCTCTGGCCGAAACCGCAGCATTCCTTCGTGTATCCCTCCTGCCGGGCCTTTTGCGGACCCATGCACTGAACCGTTCCCGCGGCAGAGCCGATCTGGCCCTCTTTGAAATCGGGCAGGTTTATGGACGAATCGAGGGCGGGTACGAGAGCTATCTTCACCTGGGTATTCTGCTCTCCGGCAGAAAGGCTCCACTCTGGATTAAAGAGCAGGGAACTTACTCTCTCTTTGACCTCAAGGGAATGGTTTCCGATCTGATCGGCCGCGTTACCCGAGATACACCGGTGTGGGAATCTGCGACGATCGACTCCCTTCACCCCTATCAGAGTGCCATGGTTCGTCTGAATGGAACTCCGGTCGCCTTCTGCGGAAAGGTGTCCAGGGAGTCAGTGTATTTTGCAGAAATCCATCTGCCCGGTCTCTTACGGGGAGAGAAGCGCCTTCCTGAATTTACGGCATTCTCCAGCTTTCCCGGCATCGTGGCTGATGTCACCTTCGGCCACAATCCCGGGACTACCTTTTCCCACATGTTGAAAGCGATCTGGTCTTCCCGGCCGGACCACCTTCTCCGTGTGATTCTCAAGGACCGTTTCACGCAGAAGGATGGCATCATCAAGACGACGTTCCGTCTCGAATTTCAGAGTATGGATCGATCCTTAACACAGGAAGAAGTCAACGAACAGCGCGATCGCATCGTAGCGAGCGTGCTGACCGTTCCCAACGTCACGTTCGGATAG
- the rplS gene encoding 50S ribosomal protein L19: MSDMITHRLRTEMKQLPPIKPGDTVRVHVKVTEGEKVRIQIFQGTVIGRKGSGIHETVTVRKISGGVGVERIFPLHSPTVAQFEVVRHGKVRRAKLYYLRNLAGKAARIEEVR, translated from the coding sequence ATGAGTGACATGATCACGCACAGGCTGCGAACCGAGATGAAACAACTCCCACCGATCAAGCCCGGGGATACGGTTCGCGTCCACGTAAAGGTTACAGAGGGAGAAAAGGTGCGGATCCAGATCTTCCAGGGCACAGTAATTGGTCGGAAGGGTTCCGGAATTCATGAAACCGTCACCGTGCGAAAAATTTCTGGAGGCGTTGGAGTCGAGCGTATCTTTCCTCTCCACAGCCCGACCGTCGCGCAGTTTGAAGTCGTCCGCCATGGAAAAGTTCGAAGAGCCAAATTGTATTACCTGAGAAACCTGGCGGGTAAGGCCGCCCGGATCGAGGAAGTTCGCTAA